AATTCAGTAAATAAGACATAAACCCTCCTACCATCCGTTACAAATATAAAACATTAAGGGCAAGTTTTATAGCTCCAATGCATCTATTCCTAAATGTTATAAAGGAAATTTTCGTAGTTTTTATCAGATCATTTTTATATCAATAAGTTCAAAATTCCATATCATAACCAACACAAACTTATACTAAATCAAGCCCGCCGTTACAATAATACATCTTTACAAAAGCCGCAAATAGTAACTATTATATTTAGTAAAAATTAAAAAATACCAATAAAATTAGTTTAGTAAAATACTAAATAAATTACTACCATAATTTTAATAGCCTAATATGACTAGAATAGTATTGACAATGAATTTAGAACGCAATTATTCTGTTAATTCCTTTAAATCGGCATTCATTTTTCTTAATATTGCCCCCGTAATAACATAATCCTTATAAGCACATGTCAAAAGTTAAAGTTGCAATCAATGGTTTTGGACGTATCGGCCGTCTAGTTTATCGCCAAATCTATAACATGGAGGGTATCGATATCGTAGCCATCAATGACCTTACAAGTCCTAAAGTGCTTGCTCACCTACTTAAATATGATACTGCACAAGGCAGATTTAATGCAGAAGTAACCTCAACTGAAAATTCAATCGTTGTAAACGGCGAAAACGTTGTTATATATGCGCAAAGAGATCCTTCATTAATTCCTTGGGGATCGCATGATGTTGATGTAGTTCTTGAGTGTACAGGTTTCTTTACTAGCAAAGAGTCTGCTGAGGCGCACATCAAAGCTGGTGCTAAGAAAGTGGTTATCTCCGCTCCTGCTACCGGAGATCTTAAAACTGTCGTGTTTAACGTTAACCACGATATTCTTGACGGATCTGAAACAGTTATCAGCGCAGCATCTTGCACAACGAACTGTCTTGCACCAATGGCGCAAGTTCTGGAAGATAAATTCGGTATTGTAAATGGCTTGATGACTACCATCCACGCTTATACAAACGACCAGAATACACAGGATTCTCCACACCCAAAAGGTGATTTGAGAAGAG
The nucleotide sequence above comes from Dyadobacter subterraneus. Encoded proteins:
- the gap gene encoding type I glyceraldehyde-3-phosphate dehydrogenase, with the translated sequence MSKVKVAINGFGRIGRLVYRQIYNMEGIDIVAINDLTSPKVLAHLLKYDTAQGRFNAEVTSTENSIVVNGENVVIYAQRDPSLIPWGSHDVDVVLECTGFFTSKESAEAHIKAGAKKVVISAPATGDLKTVVFNVNHDILDGSETVISAASCTTNCLAPMAQVLEDKFGIVNGLMTTIHAYTNDQNTQDSPHPKGDLRRARAAAQNIVPNSTGAAKAIGLVLPSLKGKLDGSAQRVPTLTGSLTELTVILGKETSVEEINAAMKAAANESYGYTEDEIVSSDIIGISYGSLFDATQTKVQKIGDTQLVRTVSWYDNEMSYVSQLVRTVNYFATLISK